The genome window CCGGTGACCCTTATCCTCCAGATCCCGGTGGGCGGGGCCACCACCTTGATGCCCTCCAAGATGTCAATATTATCGTTGTCGGTGGCGGTGGTGACCGACTGCCGGGGAAGGACGGAACCGTAGCGGTTGCCGCGGTAGCGGGCAGCCGCGGGATTGTAGGCATCCAGGTCCAGATCGTTCACCAATGCTTTGGCGGCGGTGGTGCTGCCGGGATAGTCGGTCCAGGTCAGTGATATCTTAAGCCCGCTGGCTCCGGCCGGTATGTTAACCAGGTATTCCACGGCCTCGCCGGTATTGACCCCGGTCCGGTTGTCGTTGACCAGCAGTTTTACCTGGTTGCCCGACAGGTACAGGGCGGTGTCCAGATTGACCCGGCCCCAGCCGAACAGGGAGTCCGGCACGAAGCTGCCGCACCAGCTGGTGGTGCTGTCGCCGCTGATGGCCAGGGTGGCCTTCATCAGGGCGGCCGAGGGGGTGAACCCGTTGGCGGCTATCTTGGTGCCGGTGGGATACCAGCCATCGGTGAAATATTGGCGAAGCAGGGCGGTGGCTCCGGCCACAATGGGGGCGGACATGGAGGTGCCGCTCATGGTGCGGGTGCCGGCCCCGTCGCCGTCGGCCGATATGATATTCACCCCCGGAGCGCAGACGGTGGGGCTAAGCCTTCCGTCCAACAGCCGGCCCCAGCTGGAGAAGGTGGCCTTGGTATTGGCCCCGCCCACGCCCAGGGCTCCGGCTGTCGCAACGGCGCCCACGTTCACCGAGTTCTTGGCGGTGGCCGGCGAACCGGCCTTGGACAGGGGCACGGCCTCGGTCCCGGTATTGCCGTTGGAAAATATCCACAGATAATCCTTGTGGCTCCACATGAACTGGTCGGATTCCATGGAGCTGCTGCTGTAGGTTCCGCCGTCATCACTGCCCCAGGAGTTGGACGAAATGCAGGCCCTCTGGCTGATGTATTTATAGGTGCTGTCCCAGCCCCAGGAACCCACCCGGTTGATGTCCCAGGTGCCGTAAACCGAGCCGGAGTCTCCGCCGCCGTCTATGAAGACCAGTTTGGCGTGCTTGGCCATTCCCTCATAGATTCCGGTCAAGATCGAGCTGTCATTGCCGGCGTTGCTGCCGGTGGTATGGGTGCCGTGGTAGGAATTGGCCGATTCATCTCCCCACTTGGACATGGTGCCGGCGGCCCAGCCCAGATCGATCTCGTCTTCCCGGGCGCCCGGCTGCTGGCCCACCACCTTGCGGTGGGTGGCATCCCAGTACCAGGTGGACTTGCGGTTGGAGGAATGCTGAAAATATTCGTTGGCCTCGGCGCAGCCGGTGTCTAGGTTCTGGATCAACTGGCCCTCTCCGCTGATGCCCACAGCCCAGAAAGGCCTGGCATTGGCGGTCAGGGTGCCGTTCTGCACGTTAACCTCGCTGACGGCATTGTGGATCTTGAACACCGGCATGGGCTCCATCCAGGATACCCCCTTGAGGTTGGCCAGGGCGCTCAGCTTGTCCAGGCTGATGTCAACGAATATTTTCTTGTTGAACTTGCCGGGTTCCCACTCAAAGGTTGATTTGTAGAATATCTTGTGGCCGACGACGGCCTCGATCTGCTTTATCGCTCCGCTGATATCCTCCGGGCTGAACAGGGTGATGGACGCCCGGATCTTTCCTCCCTTGGCATTGGAGGCCAGCCGGGGGGATATTTTGTAGGCCGGCTGATAAAGCCCGGTCCATTTGACCTCGCTTTTGGAGGCCCGGATATTTTTATCGATGGTCTGGTTCATCCGGACCACAAAGGCATAGTTGGGCAGGTAGAACATCACCTCGGCCCCGGCCTTCTCCAAACCCTTGCGCCAGGCATCCTGCACCGGACCGTTGAACTGGACAATATAATAGGCCGGCTCATCACCCTTGGGGGTGTCGTATTTCAGATCGGCCGGCATATTGGGCTCGCCGACATCGGTATTTATCTTATAGCCATTGGAGAACTCAATGACGCCGGCATTGGCGTAGGGCTGAACCCCTACCGCAATTTTATTCTCGCCGATGAATTGGGGATTGCCGCTGGCGGTAATAGACTGGTTGCTGGCGATTTTAACCGCCGGAACGACGGTGGCCTTGGTCGCCTGCTTAGTGCTCTGAGCAGCATCCAACTTATAGGCCGAAACATCTTTCAGACCCACCAGGGAGATAGTTACCAGAGCTGTTACCAGCACCAAGCCGGTTAACCATACGCTAGTTTTTCTAGCCATGTTTTTCTCCTTTTATTGATTAATTTTTATTTTTTACGATATTAAGCTTATTATATATGCAATTTATATGCCGTTATTAATATTATTCCGTATTTCAACTTATTGCTATTTAATATGTTAAAAATATTATTAGGCATAATCTGCGATACTTTTAGATATTATATTAAATTTACGCAATATTTACATCATTTTTGCTTTATGAACATAACTCATTTATTATTATAACGTTATATTAATGTATTTATTGCGCTTAATAATGGCTATATGAAAAAATGGCAGGGCTTGAAGCCCTGCCATTTTGTTAGATGATCAGCTTATTTGACCTTCACCATTTTCTTGGTCAGGCTTTGGTTACCGGTGGTCAGGCGGTAGAGATAGACCCCGTTGGACACTTTTCTGCCACTGCGGTCCAGGCCGTTCCAGGAAACCTCATGCATGCCGGCAGCCTGCTCCTCGTCGCACAGGGTGGCGATCTCCTGCCCCACTATGTTGTAGACCCTCAAAGCCACCCGGGAGGCAGTGGGCAAGGCATAGGAGATGGAGGTATTGCTGGTGAACGGATTGGGCCTGGCCTGGTTTAAAATGGCTGTTTTGCCGAAGACCAACGCCTCAGGTTCGCCATCCACCTTGTAGAAGGCGGTAATACCGAACCATCTCAGCGACCGGGCGATGAACTCGGTCCGTGACAGCTTGCCAGCTGTGTTGGAGGCCACCGCCTCCAGAGGCACTGAGGAAAATACGGATTTGTAAACGGCTGTCGAACACCTGATCACGCCTGAGCCCCCGATGGTCTTGAACTGGAACACCGATTCTGCCCCGGCCAGCGGAAACATCCGGTCCATGGACTTGTAGTTTCCGGCCGTTCCAGTAGTCATGATAGCCAGAGTATCCGGGGTGCCATGGCTGATGGGCAGGGCCACCTGACCGATGGAGGTGATATAAGCTGTGGCCACGTTAAAATTATCAAAATCGGCCTTAAGATAAGAATTGTAAAATACCGCGGTGTCGCTGACATTCTGGCCCAGGTTCTTGGAGGACAATAAAAGATTGCCTCCCCGGTCCAAAAAGGCCGACAGGCTGTCTCTCTCCGTCTGGGTCAGGGTGGTCAGGCTGTCGTCGCCGGTGAACCAGACCAGCACATTGAAGTTGCCGAGCACCGACAGGGCATCGGCCTTGCGGTTGTCCCAGTAGCCGTAGAGAACGCCGGTGGTATCCATCGAGGTCAGATAGTACTGACCGTAATCGTTGGCCGGCAGGGCGTCGTTGACCAGGAGCATCTTATACTTGTGCTCGCCTACAAAGAAATGCCAGGGGGTCTGCGATCCGCCGGTCGGATAATAGCCGGTATTCCAGATGGGCTGCCCGGCCTGGTCCAGGGCGCCGTCACGGCCGCTGACATAATACTGCACCATGGTGCCGGGGTACTGGGGCGGGATGGAGCCCATGTATTCGTTGGCGCTGCCGGTGGGAGACATGGGAATATAGCTCCAGGTGGTGTCGCTGGAGACGAATGGTTTCACCCGGTAATAAAGTCTAACCTGGGATATTCCGGAGCTATCCGTCACTTGGGTGTACACCGGGAAGGGCCCGGTAAAAGAGGTATCCTTCCAGGTGGTGGTATTGGTTACCTGGGGCGGGGTCCAATCGAATATCCTGAAATTATAGCTGACCCCCGGAGCGGTGACCGGCTGGTTGGAGTAATTTCCGGTCATGCTGTCGGTGGCCCTGATATACCAGTTGATCGTTACCGGGTTCACCACCGGATAATTCTGCGATGGAATGGTATAGTAATACAGACCTCCGGCCAGGCTGTCACGAGGATAGGAAAGCCACATCCCCATTCCGTAGTCGTACAGGCAAAGCGAATCGTTGATCACATCCCCTTCGCTGTTAAAGCTGGTCCATACTGGGAAGGGCCCCAGTTGGTCGGTATCGGCTATCAGCTGGGTGTTGTACGGCCAGGGGTCGATGATCTGGAAATGATTCATGGTGTCGCGCTTGGTGGGATACTGGGCCCAGTTGCCCATGGTGTCGTAGGCGGCCATGAACCATTTGTATGTCACCGGCGTCTTAGTGTTGCCGGCATTCCTGGGAATACTGTAATAGTAGAAACCGTCGGCCCCCAGGCTGTCCCGGGGAATGCTTCCGGTGATATCATTGTAAATGTAATCATTGGCCACCGAATCGCCGTAAAGGGTGGTGATGTTGGCCTTGACCACAAAGGGTCCGTTGTAAAACGTATCCCGGAGGGCGCTGACATTGCTATACTGAGGGGAATAAATGGTATTGATAAAACTATAGTAATCATTGTTTCCCGGATCTTCGGTGGTGCCGGTATAAGAAGCGTTATCAGCCCAAACCGAATAGGCAACCTCTACCGGCGTCTCCATACCTACCGGGATGGCGGGGATGTCAAAATAGAAAGTGTCCCCCACTTGGGTGTATTCCTCGATCCAGCTGTCGTTGGGATCGAGCCAACTGTTATACGGCCAGCCCCAAGGACCGCTGGTGGGGTTGAAACTGAAGCCAAGTGCAACATAGCCCAAGCCTTCGTCGCATTTTACCACCGTCCTGACGGTGAAAGGCCCGGTAAAACTGGTGTCCGGCCACAGGGTGGTCAAAGTGATGGACGGAGCGGCGGCGTTGGCGGCGGCGGCGGCCAGAACGATCAAGGAAATTATAAAAATATATTTGCGCATCTTAGTGTCTCTCCTTACTTAACCAGGTTTAAACGTTTGGTCTGGGCAAACTTCTGCCCGTTGGCTCCGGTAGCCTCCATCCGGTAGAAATAGATGCCGTTGGCCACCGCCCGGCCGTTCTGGTCCGATCCGTTCCAAGTAATATTATGATAGCCGGGATTCAGGTTGTCATCAACCAATGTTTTTATCTGCTGGCCGGTGATGTTGTACACAACCAGCCTGGTACGGCTTTGGGCCGGCAGGGCAAATTGAATGTTGGTGGACCGGCTGAAGGGGTTGGGATTGTTCTGTCCCAGGCTGAAGTATCTGGGAGATGAGGCCACCGGCTCCCCTTCCACCCCCTTCCATGAAGTTACCTGCAGATAGAACCAGGAGGATAAGACGCTTTCATTGACCGGCAGTTTATCATCAAAGGCGGTGACCGCGTAGTGATATATGGCGCCGTCGGTGATGGATTTGTCCACAAAGTAATTTGTGGCCACGGTCCCGATCTTGACCCATACCGGCAGGCCCACCTGCAGGGCACGGTAAACATTGTAGCCGGCCAGGTCCGGTTCGCTGTTGGCATTCCAGGTGCAGATCACGCTGTCGTACTGCTGGGTGGCCGACAATCCGGTGGGAACCGCCGGAGGCATGTATTCCGGAGTCCCGGGCAGCAACCAATGCATGATCCGGGAGGCCAGGGTATCCCGATTCAGCTGCGAGGAGACCGCCTCGAACGGGAATGAGGTGTAGACCATCTGGTAGTTGCCGGAGGTGCCGTCCCAGTACCTGATCCCGATGAAGTTCCCGCCATCGTCGGTCAGGAACCCGACAGCGTCGCTGAAGGCCGGATCGGGGGTCAGGCCGTAGCCATAGCCGGGGGTCGACCAGATCGCGCCGCCACCATTGATGGGATCGTACAACAGGCTGTCGTATAATCCGTCTCCGATGGGATCGCTGGCCACCCCGGTTCCGGTATAGCAGGTGGAGCCGAACCAGCCGTTCTCCGGGGCCAGATGCAGATAATCGCTCCACAGGTTGGGGTGTACCGTGGTATCCGGGGTAGGTGCGCTGAAACCAAAATAGGTCTGCCCGGACATCCACAACTTTCCGCCGTTATCCAGGTATGATTTTATATTTTCCTGATCATAGGGGGTCAGGGCAATATAGGATGCTCCCGCCCGGCCGTCGTAGTTGGCGCCCAGGTTCCAGACCACCACCGGGAACTGCTCCAAGTATCCGGCCGGCATAACCTTGTTGCCTCCGATGGTTGCTAAGCTATAACGATAGCCTAAATTGGCCAAAGAGGCTTCCATGTATTTGGTCCAGGATTCATCTTTAAGGTCAACGGCATTTCC of Candidatus Edwardsbacteria bacterium contains these proteins:
- a CDS encoding FlgD immunoglobulin-like domain containing protein, with the translated sequence MDIAVQQPFWHIDTYSPIGAYAGHHWWCGTNDFAGAWNSSPGYGCGWVQMLYSPNFDLTTVTSDSIQLKFYHYYSVEAKTWNGDLGRYDDWDCVNLWGSLDDGGTWFILYPDSLFSEGGGASYYDLKWSYAWGYTGMVPDSVHVPGWGGSNGGWKQVAFDLSAYKGQTLKLRFAVASDPLEADEDGGPYHGAWYIDNIGIDTLSNGGTRASVFFDDAEGGNLGWVAGSKMPAYHWHKTAYRTNSPVNSWYCGDEATKKYTWGYSDAIVSPYINLEQVRNTEPCLVDFAIWPGLPDDGTDENTYFDSWSVDISDDSGQTWVGINDYIYIDDSQAWITQSLVGELNISDYIGKVIKIRIAVSTDGDENVGEGLYVDDFIIWGKTRDPLPSVNTVLLVDNDGNAVDLKDESWTKYMEASLANLGYRYSLATIGGNKVMPAGYLEQFPVVVWNLGANYDGRAGASYIALTPYDQENIKSYLDNGGKLWMSGQTYFGFSAPTPDTTVHPNLWSDYLHLAPENGWFGSTCYTGTGVASDPIGDGLYDSLLYDPINGGGAIWSTPGYGYGLTPDPAFSDAVGFLTDDGGNFIGIRYWDGTSGNYQMVYTSFPFEAVSSQLNRDTLASRIMHWLLPGTPEYMPPAVPTGLSATQQYDSVICTWNANSEPDLAGYNVYRALQVGLPVWVKIGTVATNYFVDKSITDGAIYHYAVTAFDDKLPVNESVLSSWFYLQVTSWKGVEGEPVASSPRYFSLGQNNPNPFSRSTNIQFALPAQSRTRLVVYNITGQQIKTLVDDNLNPGYHNITWNGSDQNGRAVANGIYFYRMEATGANGQKFAQTKRLNLVK
- a CDS encoding T9SS type A sorting domain-containing protein, producing MRKYIFIISLIVLAAAAANAAAPSITLTTLWPDTSFTGPFTVRTVVKCDEGLGYVALGFSFNPTSGPWGWPYNSWLDPNDSWIEEYTQVGDTFYFDIPAIPVGMETPVEVAYSVWADNASYTGTTEDPGNNDYYSFINTIYSPQYSNVSALRDTFYNGPFVVKANITTLYGDSVANDYIYNDITGSIPRDSLGADGFYYYSIPRNAGNTKTPVTYKWFMAAYDTMGNWAQYPTKRDTMNHFQIIDPWPYNTQLIADTDQLGPFPVWTSFNSEGDVINDSLCLYDYGMGMWLSYPRDSLAGGLYYYTIPSQNYPVVNPVTINWYIRATDSMTGNYSNQPVTAPGVSYNFRIFDWTPPQVTNTTTWKDTSFTGPFPVYTQVTDSSGISQVRLYYRVKPFVSSDTTWSYIPMSPTGSANEYMGSIPPQYPGTMVQYYVSGRDGALDQAGQPIWNTGYYPTGGSQTPWHFFVGEHKYKMLLVNDALPANDYGQYYLTSMDTTGVLYGYWDNRKADALSVLGNFNVLVWFTGDDSLTTLTQTERDSLSAFLDRGGNLLLSSKNLGQNVSDTAVFYNSYLKADFDNFNVATAYITSIGQVALPISHGTPDTLAIMTTGTAGNYKSMDRMFPLAGAESVFQFKTIGGSGVIRCSTAVYKSVFSSVPLEAVASNTAGKLSRTEFIARSLRWFGITAFYKVDGEPEALVFGKTAILNQARPNPFTSNTSISYALPTASRVALRVYNIVGQEIATLCDEEQAAGMHEVSWNGLDRSGRKVSNGVYLYRLTTGNQSLTKKMVKVK